The following proteins are co-located in the Mus caroli chromosome 7, CAROLI_EIJ_v1.1, whole genome shotgun sequence genome:
- the Ppm1n gene encoding probable protein phosphatase 1N: protein MAAFVRLLERLGWAARAQQVVEQEVEEECSVPGASGSLLAAPRCWQRLHGGEAATSGLRFGASAVQGWRARMEDAHCVRLALPGLPSGWAFFAVLDGHGGARAARFGARHLPGHVLGELGPAPQEPDGVRQALRSAFLQADAQLSVLWPRGDPGGSTAVALLVSPRFLYLAHCGDSRALLSRSGSVAFCTEDHRPHRPRERERIHDAGGTVCRRRVEGSLAVSRALGDFAYKQAPGRPPELQLVSAEPEVAALARQDEDEFVLLASDGVWDALSGADLAGLVTSRLRLGLDLELLCAQLLDTCLCKGSLDNMTCMVVCFPGAPRPCEEAISKEMALDKALSHKVAELYASAQEPPGLNTVFRTLASEDIPGLPPGGGLHSKATVIAEAYSKLHQTPRECQEEW from the exons ATGGCGGCCTTTGTCCGCTTGCTGGAGCGACTCGGATGGGCCGCTCGAGCTCAGCAGGTGGTGGAgcaagaggtggaggaggagtgCAGCGTGCCTGGCGCGTCTGGGAGTCTCCTGGCTGCGCCCCGGTGTTGGCAGAGGCTGCACGGGGGTGAGGCGGCCACATCCGGCCTGCGCTTCGGGGCGAGCGCCGTTCAGGGCTGGCGCGCACGCATGGAGGACGCGCACTGCGTTCGGCTGGCTTTGCCCGGGCTGCCATCAGGATGGGCTTTTTTCGCCGTCCTGGATGGCCATGGAGGAGCTCGGGCCGCGCGCTTCGGAGCTCGCCACCTCCCAGGTCACGTGCTGGGGGAACTAGGTCCTGCGCCCCAGGAGCCCGACGGCGTGCGCCAGGCTCTTCGTAGCGCCTTCCTCCAAGCAGACGCACAGCTGAGCGTTCTCTGGCCCCGCGGCGACCCCGGTGGTTCAACCGCTGTGGCTCTGCTCGTGTCCCCGCGATTCCTCTACCTGGCACACTGCGGGGACTCGCGCGCGCTGCTGAGTCGCTCGGGCTCTGTGGCCTTCTGCACCGAGGACCACCGTCCCCACCGGCCTCGGGAACGCGAGCGCATCCACGACGCCGGTGGCACAGTCTGTCGCCGGCGCGTGGAGGGCTCCCTGGCCGTGTCGAGAGCCCTAGGTGACTTCGCCTACAAGCAGGCACCGGGGAGGCCTCCTGAGCTGCAGCTCGTGTCCGCTGAGCCCGAGGTGGCTGCGCTGGCACGCCAGGATGAGGACGAGTTCGTTCTCCTGGCTTCTGATGGCGTGTGGGACGCTCTGTCTGGTGCTGATCTGGCGGGGCTAGTGACGTCGCGCCTGCGTCTGGGCCTGGACCTGGAGCTACTCTGTGCGCAGCTGTTGGACACATGTCTGTGCAAG GGAAGTCTGGATAATATGACCTGCATGGTGGTCTGCTTCCCTGGAGCCCCCAGGCCTTGTGAGGAGGCAATCAGCAAGGAGATGGCTTTAGACAAAGCCCTGAGCCACAAAGTTGCTG agctgTATGCCTCTGCTCAGGAACCTCCAGGCCTAAACACGGTTTTCAGGACCCTGGCCTCAGAGGACATCCCGGGCTTGCCTCCTGGAggagggctacacagcaa GGCCACTGTCATTGCTGAAGCTTACTCTAAGCTGCATCAGACCCCAAGGGAATGTCAAGAG GAGTGGTGA